In Oncorhynchus kisutch isolate 150728-3 linkage group LG7, Okis_V2, whole genome shotgun sequence, one DNA window encodes the following:
- the LOC109893854 gene encoding transmembrane protein 134, translating to METKFSIDDAFVLEGEDEGVSDGDKEGWKGREKDREGGEMTFGTLSFAKPQTHSPSAVAGSPDHSSSLKYQNLENEDVLGSSGNSSFNNFFKISDPATLSYCSSQWSFSTLSSVTQLSAHCCGWTSHPLVKKNRRVVLSSFLLLVTGVALIFTGVVIQLNPDAGVSSAIFFIPGFLLFIPGVYHVIYISCAVRGRRGFKFFYLPYFEK from the exons ATGGAAACGAAGTTCAGCATCGATGACGCGTTTGtgctggagggagaggatgaagggGTGTCTGATGGAGACAAGGAAGGATggaagggcagagagaaagacagagaggggggagagatgacGTTCGGTACCCTCTCCTTTGCCAAACCCCAGACTCACTCGCCCTCCGCTGTGGCTGGCTCCCCCGaccacagcagcagtctgaagtaccag AATCTGGAAAATGAAGATGTCTTGGGCAGCAGTGGCAATTCCTCTTTCAATAACTTCTTCAAAATCAG TGATCCTGCGACTCTGTCTTACTGCAGCTCCCAGTGGTCGTTCAGCACTTTGAGTTCTGTCACCCAGCTCTCTGCACACTGCTGCGG GTGGACGTCTCACCCTCTGGTAAAGAAGAACCGAAGAGTGgtcctctcctcattccttctcCTCGTCACTGGAGTTG CTCTCATTTTCACTGGTGTCGTAATACAATTGAATCCGGATGCAG GTGTCTCAAGTGCCATTTTCTTCATCCCTGGATTTCTTCTCTTCATTCCTGGGG TGTACCATGTGATTTACATCAGTTGTGCGGTTCGGGGAAGACGAGGCTTCAAGTTCTTCTACTTGCCCTATTTTGAAAAATGA
- the LOC109894181 gene encoding plasma protease C1 inhibitor isoform X1, protein MGISVLSCVSLLLVFELFSSSVGVLQSVPGSTLVFPCLPGQNQKSFAGAKITWKYNDSLVPDYPESSKQLKASKDGFYLEISPVSVANEGEYECVIKQNDMEWQKVHIVQVDVSSSYILKVIEGSTVNLPCDRPPSSKDPVHWYRYDKGMTNGTRKQLNPAETGEMVEGDRLEWLYGPLEKDMTITLNEVKMEDAGMYYCETAEEGRDSRNFNTIELIVEAAPTVLPYSCVGFMTPWESCQDETSRSWEAMLGESLNEFSMKLYAHLSQSQPMKNLLFSPISISGVLTHLLLGARGKTRRDMETALCLSHDFFCVHSEMKKLKLKLQDTLKMASQIYYNPNMKVSESFTNQSMQFYDADPVKLTNSSEVNVEMINSWVAKQTNNKIKELVDSVPAHTELLLLNAVYFNGQWKMKFDAKSKTFPFVKLNGDTVKVPVLYSAKYKLAVQYVPAVKAQVAMFPLSGASSLFILLPPTTKLTDLQLVEGKMTDRAVSQMVEQMNQVSPQATEVTLPKIKLDIRTEMNTLLRKIGLSELFDSANLCGLYSDNELLLTEARHRAFLSLTEEGVEAGAATSLSFSRSFSSFSALRPFLMILWSDQAKVPLFVGRVTEP, encoded by the exons ATGGGGATTTCAGTCCTATCGTGTGTCTCCCTCCTGCTTGTCTTTGAG ctTTTCTCTTCTTCCGTTGGGGTCCTGCAAAGTGTACCTGGCTCCACCCTGGTCTTCCCATGTCTCCCTGGCCAAAACCAAAAAAGCTTTGCTGGGGCTAAGATCACCTGGAAATACAACGACTCCCTGGTTCCCGACTACCCAGAATCCTCAAAGCAACTCAAGGCCTCCAAGGATGGCTTCTATCTGGAAATCTCTCCCGTCAGTGTAGCCAACGAGGGGGAATATGAATGTGTGATCAAGCAGAATGATATGGAGTGGCAAAAAGTGCACATAGTCCAGGTTGATG tgtCCAGCAGCTACATTCTCAAAGTAATCGAAGGGTCCACTGTGAATTTACCTTGTGATCGCCCACCATCCAGCAAAGACCCGGTCCATTGGTACAGATATGATAAAGGAATGACGAACGGCACACGGAAGCAGTTGAATCCTGCAGAGACTGGAGAAATGGTGGAGGGTGACAGACTAGAATGGCTTTATGGCCCCCTTGAAAAAGATATGACAATCACACTTAATGAGGTCAAAATGGAGGATGCCGGCATGTACTACTGTGAGACAGCTGAGGAGGGCAGAGACAGCAGAAACTTTAATACAATTGAGCTAATTGTGGAAG CTGCGCCCACCGTTCTTCCTTACTCCTGCGTTGGGTTCATGACCCCCTGGGAATCGTGTCAGGACGAGACCAGCAGGTCGTGGGAGGCCATGCTAGGAGAATCCCTCAATGAGTTCTCCATGAAGCTTTATGCCCACCTCAGCCAATCACAGCCCATGAAAAACCTGCTCTTCTCTCCAATCAGCATCAGTGGGGTGTTAACCCACCTGTTACTAg ggGCTCGTGGCAAGACAAGGAGAGACATGGAGacggctctctgtctgtctcacgaCTTCTTCTGTGTTCATTCCGAGATGAAGAAACTGAAGCTGAAACTTCAGGACACACTGAAGATGGCCTCCCAGATCTACTACAACCCCA ataTGAAAGTGAGTGAGTCCTTTACCAACCAATCCATGCAGTTCTACGATGCGGATCCAGTCAAATTGACCAATAGCAGTGAGGTAAACGTGGAAATGATCAACAGTTGGGTTGCAAAGCAGACAAATAATAAAATCAAAGAGCTGGTCGACTCTGTTCCCGCCCACACCGAACTGCTACTCCTCAATGCTGTGTATTTCAATG GTCAATGGAAGATGAAATTTGATGCAAAATCCAAAACGTTTCCATTTGTGAAACTGAATGGTGATACTGTGAAGGTGCCTGTCCTCTACAGTGCCAAATACAAATTGGCTGTGCAATATGTCCCGGCAGTGAAGGCACAG GTGGCGATGTTCCCTCTCTCTGGTGCAAGTAGCTTGTTCATCTTGCTCCCGCCCACTACCAAGCTCACAGACCTGCAATTGGTGGAGGGGAAGATGACGGACAGGGCAGTGAGCCAGATGGTGGAGCAGATGAATCAGGTGTCTCCCCAGGCCACCGAGGTCACTCTGCCCAAAATCAAACTGGACATCCGGACCGAGATGAACACCCTGCTCAGGAAGATAG GTTTGTCGGAGCTGTTCGACAGCGCCAACCTGTGTGGCCTCTACTCTGACAACGAGTTGCTCCTGACGGAAGCCCGCCACCGGGCCTTCCTCTCCCTGACGGAGGAAGGTGTGGAGGCTGGGGCGGccacttccctctccttctcccgctccttctcttccttctcagCCCTCAGGCCCTTCCTGATGATACTGTGGAGCGACCAGGCCAAGGTCCCACTGTTCGTGGGCCGAGTGACCGAGCcgtga
- the LOC109894181 gene encoding plasma protease C1 inhibitor isoform X2 — MLMWHRDTSCTLLPQPSCLVVHLCLSIQLFSSSVGVLQSVPGSTLVFPCLPGQNQKSFAGAKITWKYNDSLVPDYPESSKQLKASKDGFYLEISPVSVANEGEYECVIKQNDMEWQKVHIVQVDVSSSYILKVIEGSTVNLPCDRPPSSKDPVHWYRYDKGMTNGTRKQLNPAETGEMVEGDRLEWLYGPLEKDMTITLNEVKMEDAGMYYCETAEEGRDSRNFNTIELIVEAAPTVLPYSCVGFMTPWESCQDETSRSWEAMLGESLNEFSMKLYAHLSQSQPMKNLLFSPISISGVLTHLLLGARGKTRRDMETALCLSHDFFCVHSEMKKLKLKLQDTLKMASQIYYNPNMKVSESFTNQSMQFYDADPVKLTNSSEVNVEMINSWVAKQTNNKIKELVDSVPAHTELLLLNAVYFNGQWKMKFDAKSKTFPFVKLNGDTVKVPVLYSAKYKLAVQYVPAVKAQVAMFPLSGASSLFILLPPTTKLTDLQLVEGKMTDRAVSQMVEQMNQVSPQATEVTLPKIKLDIRTEMNTLLRKIGLSELFDSANLCGLYSDNELLLTEARHRAFLSLTEEGVEAGAATSLSFSRSFSSFSALRPFLMILWSDQAKVPLFVGRVTEP; from the exons ATGCTAATGTGGCACAGAGACACTTCATGTACCTTACTGCCTCAACCTTCTTGTTTGGttgtccatctctgtctctctatccagctTTTCTCTTCTTCCGTTGGGGTCCTGCAAAGTGTACCTGGCTCCACCCTGGTCTTCCCATGTCTCCCTGGCCAAAACCAAAAAAGCTTTGCTGGGGCTAAGATCACCTGGAAATACAACGACTCCCTGGTTCCCGACTACCCAGAATCCTCAAAGCAACTCAAGGCCTCCAAGGATGGCTTCTATCTGGAAATCTCTCCCGTCAGTGTAGCCAACGAGGGGGAATATGAATGTGTGATCAAGCAGAATGATATGGAGTGGCAAAAAGTGCACATAGTCCAGGTTGATG tgtCCAGCAGCTACATTCTCAAAGTAATCGAAGGGTCCACTGTGAATTTACCTTGTGATCGCCCACCATCCAGCAAAGACCCGGTCCATTGGTACAGATATGATAAAGGAATGACGAACGGCACACGGAAGCAGTTGAATCCTGCAGAGACTGGAGAAATGGTGGAGGGTGACAGACTAGAATGGCTTTATGGCCCCCTTGAAAAAGATATGACAATCACACTTAATGAGGTCAAAATGGAGGATGCCGGCATGTACTACTGTGAGACAGCTGAGGAGGGCAGAGACAGCAGAAACTTTAATACAATTGAGCTAATTGTGGAAG CTGCGCCCACCGTTCTTCCTTACTCCTGCGTTGGGTTCATGACCCCCTGGGAATCGTGTCAGGACGAGACCAGCAGGTCGTGGGAGGCCATGCTAGGAGAATCCCTCAATGAGTTCTCCATGAAGCTTTATGCCCACCTCAGCCAATCACAGCCCATGAAAAACCTGCTCTTCTCTCCAATCAGCATCAGTGGGGTGTTAACCCACCTGTTACTAg ggGCTCGTGGCAAGACAAGGAGAGACATGGAGacggctctctgtctgtctcacgaCTTCTTCTGTGTTCATTCCGAGATGAAGAAACTGAAGCTGAAACTTCAGGACACACTGAAGATGGCCTCCCAGATCTACTACAACCCCA ataTGAAAGTGAGTGAGTCCTTTACCAACCAATCCATGCAGTTCTACGATGCGGATCCAGTCAAATTGACCAATAGCAGTGAGGTAAACGTGGAAATGATCAACAGTTGGGTTGCAAAGCAGACAAATAATAAAATCAAAGAGCTGGTCGACTCTGTTCCCGCCCACACCGAACTGCTACTCCTCAATGCTGTGTATTTCAATG GTCAATGGAAGATGAAATTTGATGCAAAATCCAAAACGTTTCCATTTGTGAAACTGAATGGTGATACTGTGAAGGTGCCTGTCCTCTACAGTGCCAAATACAAATTGGCTGTGCAATATGTCCCGGCAGTGAAGGCACAG GTGGCGATGTTCCCTCTCTCTGGTGCAAGTAGCTTGTTCATCTTGCTCCCGCCCACTACCAAGCTCACAGACCTGCAATTGGTGGAGGGGAAGATGACGGACAGGGCAGTGAGCCAGATGGTGGAGCAGATGAATCAGGTGTCTCCCCAGGCCACCGAGGTCACTCTGCCCAAAATCAAACTGGACATCCGGACCGAGATGAACACCCTGCTCAGGAAGATAG GTTTGTCGGAGCTGTTCGACAGCGCCAACCTGTGTGGCCTCTACTCTGACAACGAGTTGCTCCTGACGGAAGCCCGCCACCGGGCCTTCCTCTCCCTGACGGAGGAAGGTGTGGAGGCTGGGGCGGccacttccctctccttctcccgctccttctcttccttctcagCCCTCAGGCCCTTCCTGATGATACTGTGGAGCGACCAGGCCAAGGTCCCACTGTTCGTGGGCCGAGTGACCGAGCcgtga